The stretch of DNA AGCATTTCCATCCCATTTTTGAAGGCTGCACCTTTTAGCTTTCCTTTAATTAGAAAAATTGTTTTTTCGGGATTGTAAATCAAATCAAAAAATAAATGTTTTGGGCTTGCATATTGATAAGGAATGTCTGGAAAATCGTTTATGTTGGGTGACATTCCGAGAGGTGTTGTATGAATGATTAGGTGGTGGGTATTCATTATTTCTTCGTCTATTTCATCGTACTTCAATTGGTTTGCAGATGGATTTCGAGATACTAAGCGATAGGTGATACCTAGTCTTTTCAGTACATAGGTTACTGCTTTAGATGCTCCTCCTGTTCCGAGTACCAATGCTTTTTGGTGGTGTGGTTTCAATAGGGGCTGTAAGGAGGTTTCAAAACCATATGCATCTGTATTGAAGCCTATTTTTTTACCATCTTTGTCAATCCGAATAGTGTTAACTGCGCCTATGGCCTGTGCTTCGTTGCTAATTTCATCTAAAAAAGGAATTACGGCTTCTTTATAGGGAATGGTTACGTTTAGACCTTTTAAATAGGGGGTTTTATGAATTAAATTTTTTATTTCTGTTATATTTTGTAGAGGATAAGCATTGTAGCTTGCATCTTCAATTTCTTCTCTAAAGAACTTTTCATTGAAGTAGGTGGGCGAAAAAGTGTGGGATAATGGATATCCAATGAGTCCAAAAGTACGCATAGATGAATGTTTTAATGCTATTGTGTAGAAATGTGCTGCAAAGGTAATAAGGAAATCAAATAGTTAACCTAAGAGCCTTTGAAGCGTTGTTTATTTGAAGTTTATTTTCGAATTTTATTATTTTAGCCATTATGCGAAAGCCTTATTATAATTACTTGTTTTTAATTATTTTATATAGTTTATCAGTTGCTTTTTTTAGTAGTTGTACTGGATTGAAAACTTTGGGTGAGGGCGATGTACTTCACAATTCAACAAGTATTGTTTTCGATAGTACAGAGGTGATGAATAAAAAAATAAAGTTGAGCGATGACTTATATTTGCTTTCTCGTCCTATTCCTAATAGAAAGTTTTTAATTTTTCGCCCTAATTTGGCTTTTTATCATTTTGCTAGTAAATCTAAAAAGGAAAAAGGGTTTAGAGCGTGGCTCAAAAATCGATTTGGAGAAGCTCCTACGCTTTATGATACCTCTAAACTTCAGATTTCGACGATAAAAATGGAGAAGTACCTTAAAGATCAAGGCTATTTTGGCTCAAAAGTATCTCATGTTAGCACTTTTAAAAGAGATAGTACGCTGGCAGATGTTGTTTACCATGTTGAAAGTAATGGACAATATGTAATCAGTGAGGTAGAATTTCCAATTGCCGAAACGGGTGTGGGAAAAGTTGTGAAAGACAAAAGATCTTCTAGTGCATTGAAACTTGAGGAGCCTTATCAACTGTCCAATATAGTAGAGGAACGCAATCGGCTGACTTATGATATTAGAAATGCAGGCTATTATGATTTCAATAAAAATTATGTTTTTTTTGAAGTCGACAGTACATTGGGAGATTTGAATACAAAAATAAAAGTGAACATTGCTGAACCTTCCGACTCTACACAACACTACGATTATATCTACAATGATATTTTTGTGTTTCCCAATTATACTTTGGATAAGATGATTCCTCCCAGCGAAAACGATACTTTGTTGTATCGCTATTTTACATTTATCAATTCTAAAAACAATATCCAACCCAAACCGATTGACAAAAATACGCTTCTGAAGAAAGGGGTGTTATTTGCTCAAAAATCCCATGACTTTACGGTTAATCGCTTGATGTCTTTGGGGATTTTTAAGTTTATAAACATTAAGTATGAGCCTTTTGTGGATAGTATCACTGGACAGCATTATTTGGATAGTTACCTATATCTTACTCCAAGTGTTTGGCGACAATTGGGAGCAGATTTTGAAGTGAGTCATAAAAATGGTGTTGGAGATTTCTTAGGGATTTCTGGTAAATTTTCTTATACTAATAAAAATACTTTTCGTGGAGCAGAACGATTGGAACTGAGTTTGACGGGTGGTTTAGAAACACAATTGCAGGGTAAAGGAGGCTTGATTAACATTATTGACCTCAATCCTGCATTGGATTTGACTTTTCCGTGGTTTATCACACCTTTTAAGATTAAAAGCCCTTCGCAATACTACATCCCTTATACCCACTTAAATATCAATTACAATCTACAAAAACGACTGAATTTTTATAATTATAATGCTGCCAATATCAGTTTTGGATATAAATGGCAAGATAGCCCTAAAACTTGGCATGAAATCAACCCTATTGTGCTGTCATTGGTAGATTTGTCTAATACACAACCTGCATTTGACTCTCTTTTACTTGCCAATCCCCGCCTAAAAACGAGCTTTCAAGATATTGTTATCATGGGTTTGAACTACACCCATACCTACTCCAATCCCAGTTACAATGGCTCTGGAAACCTGCTTTATCACCGAATTACGGGCGATGTTTCTGGTAATTTGTTTAGGTTACTTGCAGGATTATTCAATAAAAATGGCACAAAACCTTATGAGTTTCTCAATGTGCCTGTCACGCAGTATGCTCGAATTGACGGTGATGTGAGATTTTTTAGAAATTTCTCAACGGGCAGTGTACTCGCCACTCGATTTGTTGGAGGAATAGGTGTTCCTTATAGCAATTCGGAAGTACTACCCTATATCAAGCAGTTTTTTATTGGTGGTACCAATAGCATTAGGGCTTATCGCTTTAGAACTTTGGGACCAGGAAGTTACATAAATACTGATGAAACTGCCAACAATCAAGTTGGCTTTTTTGACCAAGCGGGAGACATAAAATTGGAAATGAACATAGAGTACCGCTTTGACATGTTTTCATTTTTTAAAGGAGCATTTTTTGTAGATGCAGGAAATATCTGGCTGCTTGATTATGATCCAAATCGGCCAGGAGGCTGGATAAAGGAATCGAATCCCGACAATCCCTCCAAAGGGCAATTGAAGTTGGATAAAATACTGGATGAAATAGCCATTGGAGCAGGTTTTGGCTTACGACTGGATTTTGATTTTTTCTTGATTCGTTTTGACTTAGCAACACCTATTCATAGCCCTTTTCTACCCAAAGGAGAGCGTTGGACTTTTAAGGATTTTCGACCGCTATCCTCACAGTGGCGAAAAGACAACCTTCGTTTGAGTTTGGCCATTGGTTATCCGTTTTGATTTTAAACCTCAATTTTTTATATTTTGGATATTCAACAAACAACTACCCTAATTTGCAAGGATTTTGAACTTGATCTCCCTTTTGGCGAGCAGAATTATTCGTATGAAGAACTCCGCAATTGGTTAGCAGAAGTGATTGCGCTATGGATTGACAAGAATATGGAACATTTGCTATGGGTTTTGTACCGCTTAGATATTTCTGAGGAAAAAGCTGTGGAAGCATTTTCTTCAATGACATCTCCCAGTTTGGCATTGGCTGATTTGGTGATAGCTCGTGAACTACAAAAAATTAGTACCCGACAAAAATACAAGGAGTGGCAAGTGAATCAAGCTGATAGAGATGAAATAAATGATGTGGAGAGTTGGTAACAGAATGCATTAAAAAACCCCCACAGAAATCACGTGAAGTGATTAGTCTGAGGAGGTCAAAACTAATTATGAAAATAAGAAAAAGCGCCTAATTTTGGAATTGATTTCAACTATATTGAAATACAATTTCATTTATTAGAGTAGTTGTGTTATTTATTATGGATTAAACAACACATCTAAACTGACAAAAATAATGCCAAGCAATGTAGGCATGTTTTTTTATCAGTGAATGCAAAAATAAGATTTTTTTGTAGAAACCTACAAGATTCTGTATTTATTTTTTTGTGGCTTAAATTGAAACTGCAAAAAGTTATGGCATTTTGGAAGATTTTAAAGCCATTATTTCTCTACTTCAAACACTACAAAGACCCTATTGTTCTCAAAGCAACGCTTTTTTATAAACACACGTTGCTTTTAACCAATCGTTTTCTCAAAAAAAATCCCAATCTTTGCACCCTCAATTTGCAAAAACAATAAACATAGATGAAGCAAGCAACAATAACAGGTTTTATAGTAGTTTTTGGTTTTCTGTTTTTAGTAATGACCTCCGTCACCTCCTGCAAAAAGAACGACCAAGATGCCTGTGGTTTGACCTGTGAGAATGGTGGGATATGTGTAATCGACACCATCAATGGTAATTACTGCGACTGCGCCTTTGGTTATTTGGGCGATAACTGCGAAACGTTTGACTTATGTTCATCTCTCGACTGTGAAGCAGGCGGAGGTACGTGTGTATCAGATGGCAAAGGTGGTTTTGTGTGTGATTGCCCCAATGGTTTCGAAGGGGATTGCACTACTGAAATACGTGACAAATATATTGGCGAATTCAAGACAAAGGATATATGTTCGATTGGAGGCAATTATAGCTATACTGTTACCGTTGTTCCTATTGAAGGAGAACTCATGAAGGTGCGCTTTGAAAACTTTGGAGGCTTACTCTCCAGTGTGACTGCCAACCTAAAGGCTAAAAACCGATTTGAGATTCCGAACCAAAATGACGGTACTGGCAGGTTTTTTGAAAGCATTGGAGATGGAGTCATTGGTACGGTTACACACACCATGAACCTCAATTATAAAGTGACCTTCGATGATGGTTCTTTTGAAACCTGCGAATTGAGTTTAGAACAAAAATAACATGCAAATTACGCCAAATAACACATTCACTTTGAATTTTTTATCCAAATTTTCAGTTACCTGTTTCCTGTTTGCTGCTCTGGTTTTGGGCTTCGCATCCTGCAATAGAGAAAATCCTTGTGATGTACAAGTCTGTGCCAATGGAGAATGTATATTAGCCATAGATTCAGTGGCTACGATAGAAGGAGCGAATATTCAAATAAGCGATACGTTAACCCAAGCCATCCGAATTTTGGAGGAGGCAGGCACAGTAGTTCATCAAAATACAACGCTTACCTTAGCCCGTACAGTATTGATTGCTCCCAATTTAGAAATCTCCAGAACAACCCACATTGCCAATTCCGATGCGGTTATCAATCTATTCACTTACACTGCCTGCGACTGTTTCACAGGTTGGGACGGTGTGAAATGCGACATTCCTGCACCTTGTGACGGACGCAACTGCTTGAATGGGGGTATAGCATTAGAAATTGACGAAGCGACCTGCCGATGTGATTGTCCATTGGGTTTCACAGGTGACTTGTGCGAAACGGAAGATAAATGTGCTTTGATTACTTGCTCCAACAACAGTCATTGTGAAATCAACGAAGGAACAGGTGAGGCAGAATGTGTTTGTGATGCAGGCTACGATTTTCCGTGCAGTGTGCAAACCCGCCAAAAGTTTTTGGGTACTTACAATGTGACTTTGGACAGTTGCAGTTCTGTTCGTTCCCCACTTTCCATTCCTCCTTATACACTTGTGGTTGAAAAAAACAATGACAATGTTGAACAAATCGTTTTCAACAGCTTCAATAGTTTTGGGCCTATTGCAGCAACAGTCTTCACCAACAATACCGTTAGTGTTCAAGATACAACTGCTCAAATGGACATTCTTTCCTCGATTGAAGGTTCTTTTAACACCACAACCAAAACCATCAATTTGTTGCTCTTGGTGAAGTATGCCAATGGTGCGGTAGATACTTGTAAGGTGGTGATGAAACGGCAGTGAGGTTTTTATGAGATTTGATTTTGTGAAGTGTTCGATACAAAATCTGCTGCTGCTGCTTTCGATCCAAAACTCTCTATTTTCTTACACAATGCTTAGTTTTCCAGTTGTATTTCTGTGTCAATTCGTTTGTCAATAAAATATTTCTAAATGTCTAACAATTAGTGTATTGGAATGCTTTCTTGTTGAACTTAATTACTATAACACTCAAAAACTGTGTCAACTTCTTGGTTTTTTGTCCTTTGGATTGTGACTGCAATGGGTGAGATTTGGAAGGTATAAGGTAATTGTCTGTAAATAAATGTGATACAGCAATTATTTCAAATATTTATTTTTTCTAATTTTAAACTCATTTTACAATGAAACAAGCCCACTTTTCTTCTTTGAAGGCATTTTATATATTATGCCCCCCCCTATGTGTTTGGTAGATAGATTTTCTGTTCTTCGTTTTTTTGTTTTGCTCTTTTTTGTCTTTTCTGGTTTGGGAGAGGTGAAGGGGCAGAATGTGATTAATATTTATTATCCTGATGAATATTTGAATGAAAGTTCTGAAAAACTACTTGATAAACCAGGTGCTTATAGTGGTGAATATCAGGTTTTTGCCGATTTATTGAGCGAGCATTGGGGACCAATTTTGAATGGTGCTAATGGTGGAAATTATCGTATGCTTCATACTATAGAGATGGTATCTTACCCATTTTTTCCTGTAACAGATGGTACAAATAATAGGAAATTAACTACAATTCCTGATGAATTTTATATTACAAGTGAAAATAATGCTAATATTGATGATTATTCAAGATGGGAAAATACTAACTGGTTATCTGATTATAATGTAGATTTTGTTTGGAATCGTACACGTACAGGTGTAAATGAAATAAAAAAAACGATAGCAAGTATTTTTTTTAATGGTGGTCAAGTCAGTACTAATGGCGTTAATGATGGAAGAACTATACTTCCACATTCTGCGTTTAAGCATACTTTTCATCTACTTTATTGCGGAACGAGTAATCTTGAAACTCCTATTGACTCATACTCTTTTATAATTGACCTTACAAGAGGTAAAATGACAGAATATCCTTTTTCAGAGCAAAACTATGTCCAGACAAATGAAGGGCAACATGATGTTTTTATTTACCCTTTTATTGAATTAAGCAATAGTTTTGAGGCTACAGATAACCCTCCATTTCATACAATTGACTATTTCCCTGTAACTGATGTAGTTCCTTATCCAATAGAAGGTTTTGATGATTGTGATGAATATGTTAGTTTCAAGTTTTACCCTGAAATTGGTGAAGCAATTAATAATCCAAGTACCAATCCTGTTGATTATTTACACCCTTCACCTTTTTCATTGATAGGATTTCATATTCAAGGTTCGGCAGGTGCTTATCCGATAGGTTTGAAATCGACAGGATTTCCCTCTACTTATGAAGAGCAACATGGTATTGAACACGAATATGAGATCAACGAAAATTTAGACCTCACTTTAATCAATCCCGAAGAGAAGATTATCTACAACCCTTCTATGGTTCGTATTACTGCAACTGATTTGGTATTTCCTTCAAATTACAAATTTATGACCGTTAGACAGAACTATGCTA from Chitinophagales bacterium encodes:
- a CDS encoding shikimate dehydrogenase, with translation MRTFGLIGYPLSHTFSPTYFNEKFFREEIEDASYNAYPLQNITEIKNLIHKTPYLKGLNVTIPYKEAVIPFLDEISNEAQAIGAVNTIRIDKDGKKIGFNTDAYGFETSLQPLLKPHHQKALVLGTGGASKAVTYVLKRLGITYRLVSRNPSANQLKYDEIDEEIMNTHHLIIHTTPLGMSPNINDFPDIPYQYASPKHLFFDLIYNPEKTIFLIKGKLKGAAFKNGMEMLYLQAEKSWELWNI
- a CDS encoding BamA/TamA family outer membrane protein, yielding MNKKIKLSDDLYLLSRPIPNRKFLIFRPNLAFYHFASKSKKEKGFRAWLKNRFGEAPTLYDTSKLQISTIKMEKYLKDQGYFGSKVSHVSTFKRDSTLADVVYHVESNGQYVISEVEFPIAETGVGKVVKDKRSSSALKLEEPYQLSNIVEERNRLTYDIRNAGYYDFNKNYVFFEVDSTLGDLNTKIKVNIAEPSDSTQHYDYIYNDIFVFPNYTLDKMIPPSENDTLLYRYFTFINSKNNIQPKPIDKNTLLKKGVLFAQKSHDFTVNRLMSLGIFKFINIKYEPFVDSITGQHYLDSYLYLTPSVWRQLGADFEVSHKNGVGDFLGISGKFSYTNKNTFRGAERLELSLTGGLETQLQGKGGLINIIDLNPALDLTFPWFITPFKIKSPSQYYIPYTHLNINYNLQKRLNFYNYNAANISFGYKWQDSPKTWHEINPIVLSLVDLSNTQPAFDSLLLANPRLKTSFQDIVIMGLNYTHTYSNPSYNGSGNLLYHRITGDVSGNLFRLLAGLFNKNGTKPYEFLNVPVTQYARIDGDVRFFRNFSTGSVLATRFVGGIGVPYSNSEVLPYIKQFFIGGTNSIRAYRFRTLGPGSYINTDETANNQVGFFDQAGDIKLEMNIEYRFDMFSFFKGAFFVDAGNIWLLDYDPNRPGGWIKESNPDNPSKGQLKLDKILDEIAIGAGFGLRLDFDFFLIRFDLATPIHSPFLPKGERWTFKDFRPLSSQWRKDNLRLSLAIGYPF
- a CDS encoding calcium-binding EGF-like domain-containing protein encodes the protein MKQATITGFIVVFGFLFLVMTSVTSCKKNDQDACGLTCENGGICVIDTINGNYCDCAFGYLGDNCETFDLCSSLDCEAGGGTCVSDGKGGFVCDCPNGFEGDCTTEIRDKYIGEFKTKDICSIGGNYSYTVTVVPIEGELMKVRFENFGGLLSSVTANLKAKNRFEIPNQNDGTGRFFESIGDGVIGTVTHTMNLNYKVTFDDGSFETCELSLEQK